A single Acidaminococcus sp. DNA region contains:
- a CDS encoding relaxase/mobilization nuclease domain-containing protein, translating to MAILKALSSKRDPTDIQKYLLQESKTRDDLISGYEVIPEKFAHDFNTVQFVHGKENGCRYYHYIYSISPEETPNVTPKQINELGYKFAEKEFGEKGFQFVVVTHTDTNHLHNHIIINSVNFNNGKKLQVNKNDLAAMKTMMNELAKERGISEIKTNGRHFANGEYWVMKHGKDSWKQELRDVIDLTKAETKSYEEFKQVLNDRWKIKVTRYNGRGMTYVHPSGMKVRGKKLGTEYDKPGILKYYGKDISQTQTKRLHKKPRPFMLHKPRPFYKVKVKTPLPRKIIKKFTNEEDPAAANALANEFEKQERRNRGNDYER from the coding sequence ATGGCAATTCTAAAAGCATTATCGAGCAAAAGGGATCCAACGGATATACAGAAGTATCTGCTTCAGGAAAGTAAGACCAGAGATGATTTGATCAGCGGTTATGAGGTTATTCCGGAAAAGTTTGCTCATGATTTCAATACGGTTCAATTCGTTCACGGTAAGGAAAATGGCTGCCGATATTATCATTACATTTATTCCATATCACCGGAAGAAACCCCAAACGTTACCCCGAAACAGATTAATGAACTTGGATATAAATTTGCTGAAAAAGAATTCGGAGAAAAGGGTTTTCAATTTGTAGTTGTGACTCACACTGATACCAATCACCTTCACAATCACATCATCATTAATTCCGTAAATTTCAATAATGGGAAAAAGCTTCAGGTCAACAAGAATGACCTTGCAGCGATGAAAACAATGATGAACGAGTTAGCAAAAGAACGTGGCATCAGTGAAATAAAAACAAATGGACGGCATTTTGCCAATGGCGAATATTGGGTAATGAAGCACGGAAAAGATTCTTGGAAACAGGAATTGAGAGACGTAATAGACCTGACAAAAGCCGAAACAAAATCTTATGAGGAATTCAAACAAGTATTAAATGATAGATGGAAAATTAAGGTAACAAGATACAACGGTCGGGGTATGACATATGTTCACCCCTCCGGAATGAAGGTCAGGGGAAAGAAACTAGGGACAGAATATGATAAGCCAGGTATTTTAAAATATTACGGAAAAGATATTAGTCAGACCCAAACGAAAAGGCTTCATAAAAAGCCAAGACCCTTTATGCTTCATAAACCTAGACCATTCTATAAGGTTAAAGTTAAAACACCACTTCCAAGAAAAATTATCAAGAAGTTCACGAATGAAGAAGATCCCGCAGCTGCCAACGCATTGGCAAACGAATTTGAGAAACAGGAAAGACGGAACCGTGGAAATGATTATGAGAGGTAA
- a CDS encoding type I restriction-modification system subunit M, with translation MENEEKSLEQVLWDSANVMRQTMGAADYMNYALGLIFYKHLSDKVLENAANALVDAGELEKSDVASETQRQAAYQKYYADSDYHEDLLFSMNMDYEIKPEFTFTALVDEIQQRKFQLERLNQAFRDAEQSNPELLGHLFDDVDLYSTKLGSTPQKRNEMISNVMLALAPLNLDSRNTDTLGDAYEYMIGHFASDMGQKAGEFYTPQSVSRLLTRIATREYIDKKGFTAYDPAMGSGSLLLNVNNYIKDKDSIAYYGQEIKTSTYNLARMNMIIHNIPATNQHLRNGDTLDKDWPVDEITDFDAVMMNPPYSQKWSADKGFLQDPRFSDYGVLAPKSKADYAFLLHGFYHLKSTGTMGIVLPHGVLFRGAAEGKIREKLLEKGAIYAVIGLPAGIFYSTAIPTIIMILKKDRPGRDVLFVDGSKEFERGKPQNIMTDANIERIFTAYQERKDVDKFCHVATYEEIQKNEFNLNIPRYIDTFEPEPEIDLGELNKEMTETNEQIKVNEKELLNMMNELTTTDEKKAKELQKFLQMLK, from the coding sequence ATGGAAAACGAAGAAAAGAGTTTGGAGCAAGTATTGTGGGATTCTGCTAATGTCATGCGTCAGACGATGGGCGCCGCTGATTATATGAATTATGCGCTTGGTCTTATTTTCTATAAACATTTGTCTGATAAAGTGTTGGAAAATGCTGCTAATGCACTAGTGGATGCGGGAGAGCTTGAAAAAAGTGATGTGGCATCGGAAACACAACGGCAAGCTGCCTATCAAAAATACTATGCAGACAGCGATTACCATGAAGATTTGCTGTTTTCAATGAACATGGATTATGAAATCAAACCAGAATTCACATTTACAGCCTTGGTAGATGAAATTCAGCAAAGGAAATTTCAACTGGAACGATTGAATCAGGCATTTCGGGATGCAGAACAATCAAATCCGGAGCTTTTGGGACATCTTTTCGATGATGTAGATTTGTACTCTACTAAGCTCGGATCTACTCCGCAAAAGCGCAATGAAATGATATCTAACGTGATGCTGGCACTGGCACCTCTCAATCTGGACAGTCGCAACACGGATACCCTCGGCGATGCCTACGAATATATGATTGGTCATTTTGCCTCTGATATGGGTCAGAAGGCCGGAGAATTCTATACACCGCAGTCTGTATCTAGATTACTGACGCGCATTGCAACACGAGAATACATAGATAAAAAAGGGTTTACGGCCTATGATCCGGCAATGGGTTCCGGTTCCTTGCTTTTGAACGTAAACAACTATATCAAGGACAAAGATTCTATTGCCTACTACGGCCAGGAAATCAAGACTTCTACATATAACCTGGCTCGTATGAACATGATTATCCATAACATTCCTGCTACTAATCAGCATCTGCGGAATGGTGATACCCTGGATAAGGACTGGCCTGTTGATGAAATTACGGATTTTGATGCCGTAATGATGAATCCTCCTTATTCTCAAAAATGGAGTGCTGACAAAGGCTTCTTGCAGGATCCGCGTTTTTCGGACTATGGTGTACTGGCTCCTAAATCCAAAGCGGATTATGCCTTCTTGCTGCACGGTTTTTATCATTTAAAATCCACGGGTACAATGGGCATTGTGCTGCCTCACGGTGTGCTTTTCCGTGGCGCTGCAGAAGGTAAGATTCGCGAAAAGCTCTTAGAAAAAGGCGCTATTTATGCTGTTATCGGGCTTCCTGCGGGAATCTTTTATTCAACGGCAATTCCTACGATTATCATGATTCTCAAAAAAGACCGCCCGGGCCGTGATGTACTCTTTGTTGATGGCAGCAAAGAATTTGAAAGAGGCAAACCACAAAATATCATGACGGATGCCAATATTGAACGGATTTTTACAGCTTATCAGGAGCGGAAAGACGTAGATAAGTTCTGTCATGTGGCTACGTATGAAGAAATTCAAAAAAATGAGTTTAACCTTAACATTCCCCGTTATATCGATACTTTTGAACCGGAACCGGAAATAGATTTGGGAGAGCTCAATAAGGAAATGACGGAAACCAATGAGCAGATCAAAGTCAATGAAAAGGAACTGTTGAATATGATGAATGAACTCACAACAACAGATGAAAAGAAAGCTAAAGAATTGCAAAAATTTCTCCAGATGTTGAAGTGA
- a CDS encoding replication initiator protein A: protein MLKSQNGNSSGVRFYPLFSFLLENPKYKELTLIDIAIYGILACRARLSEQNNKFQDEDGRPFVYYAEADLEKLLHISHPTCVKSIRKLIKVGLILVITYGRGYANRIYVNPIYKENWDNGKILAAPLDNEFPCKKNILEGLRNLNPSSIETLLEVLKILTPNSIETLLEIVKKLTHGSKETLNEPLKNSTHDVKNITPINKKNILEKDISKKIKENKNKEIIDLSSLLSFYQENIAAKKIRSFERKTIHELEVQYGAEEVMESMIISVRNNKKSLNYVISVLKKREEESMLKKLHEDRIKKCIAELQKNEPQILQTHKEETKNFQTESTLMQYLNTEPPCIPNEKLRKINERIQEWEEYCHGYFSPPIKRGLKYLLFKFDEASVRKILEDKSFFTGREKSNIKILDQAWASLKSNVGTCA from the coding sequence ATGTTGAAATCTCAAAATGGTAATTCTAGTGGTGTGCGATTTTACCCCTTGTTTAGTTTCTTATTAGAAAATCCTAAATATAAGGAATTAACGCTGATCGATATAGCTATATATGGAATTTTAGCATGTCGAGCACGTCTTTCGGAGCAGAATAATAAATTTCAAGATGAGGATGGCAGGCCTTTTGTGTATTATGCTGAAGCTGATTTAGAAAAGCTACTTCATATTTCACATCCAACATGTGTGAAGTCGATAAGAAAACTCATAAAAGTTGGATTAATTCTAGTAATAACATACGGAAGGGGATATGCAAATCGGATCTATGTGAATCCTATATATAAAGAAAATTGGGATAATGGAAAAATCCTGGCAGCCCCATTAGATAACGAGTTCCCATGTAAGAAAAATATACTAGAGGGATTAAGAAATTTAAACCCTAGTAGTATAGAAACTTTACTGGAGGTATTAAAAATTTTAACTCCCAATAGTATAGAAACTTTACTGGAGATAGTAAAAAAATTAACGCATGGCAGTAAAGAAACTTTAAACGAGCCGTTAAAAAATTCAACCCACGATGTAAAAAACATTACCCCAATAAATAAGAAGAATATATTAGAAAAAGATATATCTAAAAAAATAAAAGAAAATAAAAATAAAGAAATAATAGACTTATCCTCGTTACTATCTTTTTATCAGGAAAATATTGCAGCCAAAAAAATCCGCTCATTTGAACGGAAAACTATACATGAACTTGAAGTACAGTACGGTGCTGAAGAAGTCATGGAGAGCATGATCATTAGTGTTCGTAACAATAAAAAAAGTTTGAACTATGTTATCAGTGTGCTGAAAAAGAGAGAAGAGGAAAGCATGCTGAAAAAGCTCCACGAAGATAGAATCAAGAAATGTATAGCCGAATTGCAAAAGAATGAGCCTCAAATATTACAAACGCACAAGGAAGAGACGAAGAATTTTCAAACAGAATCGACGCTGATGCAATATCTGAACACAGAACCTCCGTGTATTCCTAACGAGAAGCTTCGCAAAATCAATGAACGTATCCAAGAATGGGAAGAGTATTGCCACGGATATTTTTCTCCACCAATTAAACGTGGGTTAAAGTACCTGCTATTTAAATTTGATGAAGCCAGTGTAAGAAAAATACTTGAAGATAAATCTTTCTTCACCGGTCGAGAAAAAAGCAATATCAAAATATTGGACCAAGCATGGGCCTCGTTGAAAAGCAATGTAGGCACATGCGCGTAA
- a CDS encoding ABC transporter ATP-binding protein — MTAQSDNILEVRNLKKTFKMKSGHTVEAVKGISFNVRRGEIFGFLGPNGAGKSTTISMLTTQLAANGGEIMIDGIDARRNPVAARAKIGVVAQHNNMDRSLTARENLLFHAKYFGMDDKVAEKKADEYLEKFGLAEWQNDYVSSFSGGMAQRLKIARAMMHTPSILFLDEPTTGLDPNYREILWEQMLELNKQGTTIFLTTHYMEEPERFCENIAIVNHGELKALGTSEQLKALIPSKNIITLKLDSITDDDAKAAAALHGVQQAKIQNGTLQLYMDTKQPDFDAIIRWTEGRNKVLQNISLSTSTLDDVFLYLTGSAMNAPEK; from the coding sequence ATGACAGCGCAAAGCGATAACATCCTGGAAGTCAGGAATTTAAAAAAGACGTTCAAAATGAAGAGCGGCCATACGGTAGAAGCCGTCAAAGGGATTTCCTTCAATGTAAGAAGAGGCGAAATCTTCGGCTTCCTCGGACCTAACGGTGCCGGCAAGAGCACGACGATTTCCATGCTGACGACGCAGCTTGCTGCTAACGGCGGCGAAATCATGATCGACGGGATCGATGCCCGCCGCAATCCAGTCGCAGCCCGCGCCAAGATCGGTGTTGTTGCTCAGCACAACAATATGGACCGCAGCCTGACGGCTCGTGAAAACCTGTTGTTCCATGCTAAATACTTTGGCATGGATGACAAGGTGGCAGAAAAGAAGGCCGATGAATACCTCGAAAAATTCGGACTGGCCGAATGGCAGAACGATTACGTTTCCTCATTCTCCGGCGGTATGGCGCAGCGCCTCAAAATCGCCCGCGCTATGATGCACACGCCTTCCATTCTGTTCCTGGATGAACCGACGACCGGCCTTGATCCTAACTACCGTGAAATCCTGTGGGAACAGATGCTGGAACTCAATAAGCAAGGTACGACGATTTTCCTGACGACCCACTACATGGAAGAACCGGAACGTTTCTGTGAGAACATCGCCATTGTGAACCACGGCGAACTCAAAGCATTGGGCACTTCCGAGCAGCTCAAGGCACTGATTCCTTCCAAGAACATCATCACGTTGAAACTGGATTCGATTACGGACGATGACGCCAAAGCTGCTGCCGCGCTTCACGGCGTACAGCAGGCCAAAATCCAGAACGGAACGCTGCAGCTCTATATGGATACCAAGCAGCCTGATTTCGATGCTATTATCCGCTGGACGGAAGGCCGTAACAAGGTGCTGCAGAACATCAGCCTGAGTACCAGTACGCTCGATGACGTATTCTTATACCTGACGGGCAGTGCAATGAACGCCCCTGAGAAATAA
- a CDS encoding ABC transporter permease, with product MNNHYSGAFWAMVHRDLLAQWRDKGEFIFRVVMLPLILIITYGYVLPEIGLVPETFPTHMFAGMIGMSILITGIHGTAIPFTMDFNNMHEIEDRLQAPVPSNLVAYAKMLVGIIEAFIGGLLVLPFSAFFMGDKVNLVIQSGRIEWLVPVLILIAIASATMGLLVGTIVKPMQIAAMFPGFLMPMVFSGAIFFTWNSLGAVPIFQKIILINPLVYANEALRYALTPQIDSMPIVCSIAGLIISSLIMGYFGFKRFHHMCVNR from the coding sequence ATGAACAATCATTATTCCGGTGCCTTCTGGGCCATGGTTCATAGAGATTTGCTTGCACAGTGGCGCGACAAAGGCGAATTCATTTTCCGCGTGGTTATGCTGCCGCTGATCCTGATTATTACGTATGGTTATGTACTTCCTGAAATTGGTCTGGTTCCTGAGACCTTCCCGACGCACATGTTTGCCGGTATGATCGGCATGAGTATCCTGATTACGGGTATCCACGGTACGGCTATTCCGTTCACGATGGATTTCAACAATATGCATGAAATTGAGGATCGTCTGCAGGCACCTGTTCCGTCCAACCTGGTCGCTTATGCCAAGATGCTGGTCGGCATCATTGAAGCCTTCATCGGCGGCCTCCTGGTACTGCCATTTTCTGCTTTCTTCATGGGCGATAAGGTCAACCTGGTCATCCAAAGCGGCCGCATCGAGTGGCTTGTTCCGGTCTTGATTTTGATCGCTATCGCTTCTGCTACGATGGGCCTCCTCGTAGGTACAATCGTAAAACCGATGCAGATTGCCGCTATGTTCCCTGGCTTCCTGATGCCTATGGTATTCTCCGGAGCCATCTTCTTCACCTGGAACAGCCTGGGTGCCGTTCCTATCTTCCAAAAGATTATTCTGATTAACCCGCTCGTTTATGCAAACGAAGCACTGCGGTACGCCTTGACTCCGCAGATCGACAGCATGCCGATTGTCTGCAGCATCGCCGGTCTTATCATCAGCAGCCTCATCATGGGTTACTTCGGATTCAAGCGTTTCCACCATATGTGCGTGAACCGCTAA
- a CDS encoding MobC family plasmid mobilization relaxosome protein, which translates to MKDIRIYTRVSEKEYERIKTFAAITNKRIADFIRTRALVPFNEIENLYTTTIDELRRIGVNLNQAVKKMNQAGCQQEDVEKVLKYISEIECWQSKLMETIKENDKELHAAYKELIQQQKELETLLNEGIELGYLKKNSKLVRFLSKETKLRRRKNGNSKSIIEQKGSNGYTEVSASGK; encoded by the coding sequence ATGAAAGATATTCGAATCTATACCAGAGTCAGCGAAAAAGAATATGAACGAATTAAAACGTTTGCTGCAATTACAAACAAAAGAATTGCAGATTTCATTCGTACAAGAGCATTAGTACCCTTTAATGAAATTGAAAATCTATATACAACGACAATTGATGAATTGAGACGAATAGGAGTCAATCTCAATCAAGCCGTTAAAAAGATGAATCAAGCGGGATGCCAACAGGAAGATGTTGAAAAAGTTTTGAAATACATATCTGAAATAGAGTGTTGGCAAAGTAAATTGATGGAAACAATAAAAGAAAATGACAAAGAGCTTCATGCAGCTTATAAAGAATTGATTCAACAACAAAAAGAACTGGAAACATTACTCAATGAAGGTATCGAATTAGGATATCTGAAGAAAAATTCAAAGCTCGTGAGATTTCTTAGTAAAGAAACGAAATTGAGAAGGAGAAAAAATGGCAATTCTAAAAGCATTATCGAGCAAAAGGGATCCAACGGATATACAGAAGTATCTGCTTCAGGAAAGTAA
- a CDS encoding type I restriction endonuclease subunit R, translated as MATYESELSIGKHLIEQLTEKESQWTFRDDIHTVQDLWDNFRHILVRNNKEKFDEHPLTDKEFLQVQNQLRFTTFYDAAKWLMGENGIARVRIQREDASLGTIRPIVFKRVDIAGGSSVYEVVHQIEFERKDKMSCNRRGDVTLFINGLPMIHVELKNRSHPYKEAFNQIKKYLKEGVFTDIFSTLQMFVVSNGADTRYIAAASEKRLNEKFLSVWLDDNNQPINDYLSFAKEVLSIPAAHKMVSQYTVLDDERKALIMLRPYQIHAIEAIKDAVNPYSDGGRHSGYIWHTTGSGKTLTAYKAAHYLTQIPSVDKVIFVVDRRDLDNQTTGAFKAYAECDRIAVNKTDNTSDLVKKLQSKNGDVIVTTIQKLQIVMKRYPEGSKKYEKLHNLRLVFIVDECHRAVSPVAQDLLNKYFANPLWFGFTGTPIFSEDAKDSPGDLPKTTEEQYGKCLNRYTIKEALHDGSVLGFQVEYRNTFDMEELAKKNGITSWEQDEDGYDLESVLMKNKIIDAAYEDENHMLKVVDFIINKSSGKLGLDRGKGNTFTAILTTSSIKQAQRYYQLFKRVKAGKEPSVTIRDEIKRKLSDFPKVAITYSVSENNDDSSFNQDQMKEALQDYSEMFGKPYTMEQLDTYNVNVNDRLARKQDDYQVRENQLDIVIVVDRLLTGFDAPSLSTLFVDRKPMRSYSILQAFSRTNRLYDNQKRFGQIVIFQVPAHFKRAVDHAMTLYSAGGGNFVQAPSWGEAEKKFREAIQALRKVAPTPDAVDSLTKKQQIEFLKVYRDFDNAYSDLQVYSEFESKNLVRDYHINNDLIEAYGGKFVNIKEKFKGNDSNDPDINTAINYDLLCYHKDQIDEDYILKLMEAARADASALVVGQSARIQKIIKEINEEIARFRKTNPARAEILEEIWKEYQDNPALFVNQNFADIMNDRVQAKVKGIVDAFAKEWCVDPDTLAFFIGTYDVNKDPQDKQVNQDALKKASNVKEYRKTHPDIGLKYWRLLLEAVRKLYTEKLQQLIG; from the coding sequence ATGGCAACATATGAATCTGAGCTAAGTATTGGAAAACATCTGATTGAGCAACTCACAGAAAAAGAGTCCCAATGGACATTTAGGGATGATATCCATACCGTTCAAGATCTTTGGGATAATTTCCGTCATATTCTTGTCCGCAATAACAAAGAAAAGTTTGATGAGCACCCCTTGACGGATAAAGAATTTCTCCAGGTACAGAACCAACTGCGATTTACTACGTTTTATGATGCAGCGAAATGGCTGATGGGAGAAAATGGTATTGCACGAGTACGTATACAGCGGGAAGATGCAAGCTTGGGAACCATACGTCCCATTGTTTTCAAAAGAGTTGATATTGCCGGCGGATCTTCGGTATATGAAGTGGTGCATCAAATCGAATTTGAACGAAAAGATAAGATGAGCTGTAATCGCCGCGGCGATGTGACACTGTTTATCAACGGTCTTCCCATGATTCATGTGGAACTTAAAAACCGCAGTCACCCCTATAAGGAAGCTTTCAATCAAATTAAAAAATATCTGAAGGAAGGGGTTTTCACTGATATCTTTTCCACACTTCAGATGTTCGTGGTTTCCAATGGGGCAGATACACGGTACATTGCAGCCGCTTCTGAAAAAAGGCTTAACGAAAAATTCCTTTCTGTCTGGCTGGATGATAACAATCAGCCGATTAATGATTATTTGTCATTTGCAAAAGAGGTACTTTCGATTCCTGCTGCCCACAAGATGGTTTCTCAATATACGGTGCTAGATGACGAGCGTAAAGCGCTTATCATGCTTCGCCCCTATCAGATTCATGCCATTGAAGCCATAAAGGATGCAGTCAATCCGTATTCCGATGGTGGTAGACATTCCGGCTACATATGGCATACAACCGGATCAGGAAAGACACTCACAGCTTATAAAGCTGCTCATTACCTGACTCAAATTCCCAGTGTTGACAAAGTGATCTTTGTGGTTGACCGCAGGGATCTGGATAACCAGACAACGGGTGCATTTAAGGCATATGCCGAGTGCGATAGAATCGCTGTGAATAAAACGGATAATACCAGTGATCTAGTGAAAAAGCTGCAGTCAAAGAATGGGGATGTGATTGTCACAACCATCCAAAAGTTACAGATTGTCATGAAACGGTATCCGGAGGGTTCAAAGAAATATGAGAAGCTCCATAATCTTCGTCTGGTGTTTATCGTAGATGAATGCCATCGTGCTGTGTCGCCGGTTGCTCAGGATTTGCTTAATAAATATTTTGCAAACCCTTTGTGGTTTGGATTCACGGGAACACCGATTTTCAGTGAAGATGCAAAAGATAGTCCCGGGGATCTCCCCAAAACTACGGAAGAACAGTATGGTAAATGCCTGAATCGGTATACCATCAAAGAAGCCCTGCACGATGGCTCCGTTCTTGGTTTTCAGGTGGAATATCGTAATACCTTTGATATGGAAGAACTGGCAAAAAAGAATGGTATTACTTCGTGGGAGCAGGATGAAGACGGGTATGATTTGGAATCGGTGCTGATGAAGAATAAAATCATCGATGCTGCCTATGAAGATGAAAACCATATGCTGAAAGTGGTTGATTTTATCATCAATAAGTCCAGTGGGAAACTGGGCTTGGATCGGGGCAAAGGGAACACTTTTACGGCTATTCTTACTACGAGTTCCATTAAACAGGCACAACGCTATTATCAGCTGTTTAAGCGGGTAAAGGCGGGAAAAGAGCCCTCTGTAACCATTCGTGATGAGATTAAAAGAAAGTTATCCGACTTTCCAAAGGTTGCCATCACGTACTCCGTCAGTGAAAATAATGATGATAGCTCTTTTAATCAGGATCAGATGAAAGAGGCACTGCAGGATTACAGTGAGATGTTTGGCAAACCATATACGATGGAACAGCTTGATACCTATAATGTAAATGTTAATGACCGTTTGGCTCGAAAGCAAGACGATTATCAAGTGCGGGAAAATCAGCTTGATATTGTCATTGTTGTAGATCGACTACTAACCGGATTTGATGCACCGTCTTTGTCAACGCTATTTGTTGACCGCAAGCCGATGCGTTCTTACAGTATCCTTCAGGCGTTCTCTCGTACAAACCGTCTGTATGATAATCAGAAAAGATTTGGGCAGATTGTTATTTTCCAAGTACCGGCACACTTCAAACGAGCCGTGGATCACGCAATGACTCTTTATTCTGCCGGAGGCGGTAACTTTGTTCAGGCTCCTTCTTGGGGGGAAGCAGAAAAGAAGTTTCGTGAGGCAATTCAGGCACTACGGAAAGTTGCACCGACACCGGATGCAGTCGATTCGCTGACAAAGAAACAACAGATTGAATTTTTGAAGGTATATAGAGATTTCGATAATGCCTATTCGGATTTGCAGGTTTACTCGGAATTTGAAAGTAAGAATTTAGTCAGGGATTATCATATCAATAATGATCTGATTGAGGCTTATGGCGGGAAATTCGTTAACATAAAAGAAAAATTTAAAGGTAATGATTCTAATGATCCCGACATTAATACCGCAATTAACTACGACCTTCTTTGCTATCACAAAGATCAGATCGATGAAGACTATATTTTAAAGCTCATGGAAGCTGCACGTGCGGACGCGTCTGCCCTTGTCGTTGGACAAAGTGCGAGAATTCAAAAGATTATTAAGGAGATTAACGAAGAAATTGCACGGTTCCGCAAGACCAATCCAGCTCGAGCAGAAATCTTGGAAGAAATTTGGAAAGAATACCAAGATAACCCAGCTCTATTCGTGAACCAAAACTTTGCCGATATCATGAATGACAGGGTACAGGCAAAAGTAAAAGGCATAGTTGATGCATTCGCAAAAGAATGGTGTGTAGATCCGGATACGTTAGCTTTCTTTATTGGGACGTATGATGTAAACAAAGATCCGCAAGATAAACAGGTCAACCAAGATGCACTGAAAAAAGCAAGCAATGTAAAAGAATATCGTAAGACACATCCGGATATAGGTTTGAAATATTGGCGCTTGTTGCTTGAAGCAGTACGAAAACTCTATACGGAGAAATTACAACAGTTGATTGGATAG
- a CDS encoding restriction endonuclease subunit S, giving the protein MKQETKKVPLIRFKKFTGNWEQQRLGDVSIRVHGNDGRMDLPTLTISAANGWMDQEDRFSGNIAGKEQKNYTLLHKGELSYNHGNSKIKKYGAVFSLQSYEEALVPRVYHSFKITNGDADFIEYYFATGNLDRELAKLISSGARMDGLLNISYDEFMGIKLSLPSINEQKEISKYLRKLDEVVSLHQRRLDLQKKVKAYFLQNMFPDEGESVPKIRFKGFTDDWDQRKLDAVFSFLKNNTFSRADLNYESGLYKNIHYGDVLIKYGETIDVSKEKIPYINKALTVPSDAILRNGDIVMADTAEDETVGKCTEIVGAVDNKLVAGLHTIPLRPKQRFAQGYFGFYLNSEKYHNQLRPLMQGIKVTSISKSALRDTLVKFPQTEQEQSKIGMFFIRLDNIITLQQQKIEQLQSLKKFLLQNMFC; this is encoded by the coding sequence GTGAAACAAGAAACTAAGAAAGTGCCATTAATACGGTTCAAGAAATTTACTGGAAATTGGGAACAACAGAGATTGGGAGACGTTTCGATCAGAGTTCATGGAAATGATGGACGAATGGATTTGCCAACACTTACAATTTCAGCAGCAAATGGTTGGATGGATCAAGAGGACAGATTTTCTGGAAATATCGCAGGAAAAGAACAAAAAAATTATACGTTACTGCATAAAGGTGAATTATCTTATAATCATGGAAACTCAAAGATTAAAAAATATGGAGCTGTATTTTCATTACAGTCATATGAAGAAGCACTAGTACCAAGAGTTTATCATAGCTTTAAAATAACAAATGGGGATGCTGATTTTATAGAATACTATTTTGCAACAGGTAATCTTGATAGAGAATTGGCTAAGCTGATTTCATCGGGAGCAAGAATGGACGGACTGTTAAATATTAGCTATGATGAATTTATGGGAATAAAATTAAGTTTGCCTTCTATTAACGAACAAAAAGAAATTTCTAAATACTTACGAAAACTTGATGAGGTCGTTTCCCTCCATCAGCGTAGGTTAGATCTACAGAAAAAGGTCAAAGCATATTTCCTCCAAAATATGTTTCCTGACGAGGGAGAAAGTGTCCCCAAAATTCGTTTTAAGGGATTTACTGACGATTGGGATCAGCGTAAGCTGGATGCGGTGTTTAGTTTCTTAAAAAACAACACCTTTTCTAGGGCTGATTTAAATTATGAAAGTGGCCTTTATAAAAATATTCACTATGGTGATGTTTTAATAAAATATGGAGAGACTATTGATGTTTCCAAAGAAAAAATTCCATATATTAACAAAGCGCTAACTGTTCCATCAGATGCTATCTTGCGGAACGGAGATATTGTGATGGCTGATACTGCCGAAGACGAAACTGTAGGAAAATGTACTGAAATTGTAGGAGCAGTAGATAATAAGTTAGTTGCAGGCTTACATACAATTCCGTTAAGACCTAAGCAGCGTTTTGCACAAGGATATTTTGGATTTTACCTTAATTCAGAAAAATATCATAATCAGTTGAGACCATTGATGCAGGGAATCAAAGTTACCTCAATTTCCAAAAGTGCTTTACGAGATACGCTAGTAAAATTTCCACAAACTGAACAAGAACAAAGCAAAATTGGGATGTTTTTTATTAGACTTGATAATATCATTACCCTTCAGCAACAAAAAATTGAACAACTGCAATCTCTGAAAAAATTCTTGCTCCAGAACATGTTTTGTTAA